A genomic window from Montipora capricornis isolate CH-2021 chromosome 8, ASM3666992v2, whole genome shotgun sequence includes:
- the LOC138060004 gene encoding uncharacterized protein isoform X1, translating into MERIKPPSELDIDSLNLADVWKEWKEAWELYRISSGLHEKDAAIQIATIQSILGTKARRVLKTLPNIPGDITQRTVGGILTALETYCVPRKNTTYERYVFRMTIQEDRSFDIFVTDLRRRAEYCDFGAIKDSLIRDQIVVGINDPKLRERLLRETDLTLEKAVKLCRITEQSKEQSKFFISPTTQMGNIDAVKKEEPPVDSVKYWRRTMKCKFCATSHDRGNCPAYGATCHKCNGRNHYARCCLKSKNGTEERRVRHVEVEEHENNELLEGLYIEEIQGSTRRNIQSDLLVNDIPVSFKLDTGAECNVISLGLVNELNAQVQPTSMLLKSFGGHQLDTVGKCLLDTKVKEAKGSTTLEFYVLRDNVRPLLGLESCLDLELITLNNKVEQIGLSVDEVQEKFTLLDEFQDVFKGLGCVEGEYTIKLKANSHPTIQPQRNVPLRLMDKLKGTLNDLERKDIMPK; encoded by the coding sequence ATGGAACGTATCAAACCTCCCTCCGAATTGGATATTGATAGTCTCAATCTCGCAGATGTGTGGAAGGAATGGAAAGAAGCGTGGGAATTGTATCGGATATCAAGTGGCCTTCACGAAAAGGACGCTGCAATACAGATAGCAACTATCCAAAGTATTCTCGGGACCAAAGCAAGACGAGTGCTCAAAACCCTGCCAAACATTCCCGGAGATATCACGCAAAGGACTGTTGGAGGTATTTTAACAGCGCTGGAAACGTATTGTGTTCCTCGGAAGAATACAACCTACGAACGATACGTCTTCAGAATGACCATCCAAGAAGATCGCTCGTTCGATATATTTGTCACTGATCTCAGAAGAAGAGCTGAATATTGCGATTTCGGAGCGATTAAGGATTCTCTGATACGAGATCAGATTGTGGTGGGCATAAATGATCCCAAACTACGAGAGCGACTGCTACGCGAGACGGATTTGACACTCGAGAAAGCCGTCAAATTATGCAGAATCACGGAACAATCTAAGGAACAGTCGAAATTCTTCATCTCACCAACCACTCAGATGGGTAACATCGACGCTGTAAAGAAGGAAGAGCCACCGGTGGACTCAGTAAAATACTGGCGCAGGacaatgaaatgcaaattctGTGCAACGTCTCATGACAGGGGAAATTGTCCGGCCTATGGAGCCACGTGTCACAAGTGCAATGGAAGAAATCACTACGCTCGGTGCTGCTTGAAATCGAAAAATGGCACGGAAGAAAGAAGAGTTCGTCACGTGGAAGTAGAGGAgcatgaaaacaatgaactgtTGGAGGGTCTGTACATCGAGGAAATTCAAGGTAGTACTAGAAGGAACATTCAATCAGATCTCCTTGTTAATGACATTCCCGTAAGTTTTAAACTTGATACAGGTGCAGAATGTAATGTAATTTCCTTAGGTTTGGTTAATGAGTTGAATGCTCAGGTACAGCCAACAAGCATGCTACTCAAGTCATTTGGGGGGCACCAGCTAGATACTGTGGGCAAATGCCTTCTTGATACGAAGGTAAAGGAGGCTAAGGGTTCAACAACCTTGGAGTTTTATGTACTCCGAGATAATGTAAGACCCCTCCTTGGCTTAGAATCATGCTTAGACCTAGAGCTAATCACCCTGAATAACAAGGTAGAACAAATAGGTCTCAGTGTCGATgaagttcaagaaaaattcacccTTCTGGATGAATTTCAGGATGTTTTCAAAGGTTTAGGATGTGTTGAGGGAGAGTATACCATTAAGTTGAAGGCTAATAGTCACCCTACTATCCAACCACAACGGAATGTCCCATTAAGACTGATGGATAAACTCAAAGGAACTCTCAATGATCTTGAACGAAAAGATATTATGCCGAAGTAG
- the LOC138060004 gene encoding uncharacterized protein isoform X2 — protein MERIKPPSELDIDSLNLADVWKEWKEAWELYRISSGLHEKDAAIQIATIQSILGTKARRVLKTLPNIPGDITQRTVGGILTALETYCVPRKNTTYERYVFRMTIQEDRSFDIFVTDLRRRAEYCDFGAIKDSLIRDQIVVGINDPKLRERLLRETDLTLEKAVKLCRITEQSKEQSKFFISPTTQMGNIDAVKKEEPPVDSVKYWRRTMKCKFCATSHDRGNCPAYGATCHKCNGRNHYARCCLKSKNGTEERRVRHVEVEEHENNELLEGLYIEEIQGSTRRNIQSDLLVNDIPIPCQEHLTSPMFLLMMVCIRTWSIAFIV, from the exons ATGGAACGTATCAAACCTCCCTCCGAATTGGATATTGATAGTCTCAATCTCGCAGATGTGTGGAAGGAATGGAAAGAAGCGTGGGAATTGTATCGGATATCAAGTGGCCTTCACGAAAAGGACGCTGCAATACAGATAGCAACTATCCAAAGTATTCTCGGGACCAAAGCAAGACGAGTGCTCAAAACCCTGCCAAACATTCCCGGAGATATCACGCAAAGGACTGTTGGAGGTATTTTAACAGCGCTGGAAACGTATTGTGTTCCTCGGAAGAATACAACCTACGAACGATACGTCTTCAGAATGACCATCCAAGAAGATCGCTCGTTCGATATATTTGTCACTGATCTCAGAAGAAGAGCTGAATATTGCGATTTCGGAGCGATTAAGGATTCTCTGATACGAGATCAGATTGTGGTGGGCATAAATGATCCCAAACTACGAGAGCGACTGCTACGCGAGACGGATTTGACACTCGAGAAAGCCGTCAAATTATGCAGAATCACGGAACAATCTAAGGAACAGTCGAAATTCTTCATCTCACCAACCACTCAGATGGGTAACATCGACGCTGTAAAGAAGGAAGAGCCACCGGTGGACTCAGTAAAATACTGGCGCAGGacaatgaaatgcaaattctGTGCAACGTCTCATGACAGGGGAAATTGTCCGGCCTATGGAGCCACGTGTCACAAGTGCAATGGAAGAAATCACTACGCTCGGTGCTGCTTGAAATCGAAAAATGGCACGGAAGAAAGAAGAGTTCGTCACGTGGAAGTAGAGGAgcatgaaaacaatgaactgtTGGAGGGTCTGTACATCGAGGAAATTCAAGGTAGTACTAGAAGGAACATTCAATCAGATCTCCTTGTTAATGACATTCCC ATACCCTGTCAAGAGCATTTGACCAGTCCAATGTTCCTACTGATGATGGTATGCATCAGGACATGGAGTATTGCATTCATAGTGTAA